A DNA window from Aspergillus nidulans FGSC A4 chromosome V contains the following coding sequences:
- a CDS encoding uncharacterized protein (transcript_id=CADANIAT00002823) — translation MARIPQTGHTAAPAATVASSGPTCSSDTCGRVLVGSQMRARRPDGNGPVPGHPCQRCFSQGVHCSYSDSAVVHRKKKDDSQSLAHSDALDMGSEMGSFEADVLSTTALQMPLPDPDLQLGAFMPNPSDTPFFPEGLDYSSLSWQDFLTMTTESETLRTPPMEASYAPSLRFLDRFTSNTGFVDSFDCGTRYQREQMLSWSQEDSWTWLDDSLSLKTHQILLLVKEVVMIKPRNSAVTLDWSPVLEQMCLQFFSPSNLRKYLQSYWAIWHPHVNIVHRPSFDPVDAKPSVLATMALIGACVSPDPSDNENARMWFNCVEELVFIDEDFNSDLSFFSSAKISAHRNKIQALQAAYMVCLYQTWEGNDASKRRVRRNRFATLVSTRSEFDWREFAVREEFVRVLTWTFLLDTAFTIFNNLPPRMVIKEMKIHTALPEACFQAMNADECYEKIHLFLPSESLYWKVSLCSAFQTLCRESLEVTVRDALAGLGPLNLFALTSAIHSLIFQYRNSWGSLQLSSPIHNALSNWKAVWQQFTAALVPGMSPHVTVDHNHIRPDQMWKRVGFFSYCPEYWLLANLMTDKLTPRNAAGEAAAQGLERSEDGPLDSFLNKYDQTSMRQVNDLILSLSDFRLAG, via the exons ATGGCACGCATACCGCAGACCGGCCACAccgctgcgccagctgcGACAGTAGCTTCCAGCGGACCGACGTGCTCAAGCGACACCTGCGGACGTGTCCTGGTAGGGTCTCAGATGCGAGCCAGACGACCGGACGGAAACGGTCCTGTACCAG GGCATCCGTGCCAGCGGTGCTTCAGCCAGGGGGTGCACTGCTCCTATTCGGATAGCGCTGTTGTCCATCGTAAGAAAAAGGACGATTCGCAATCGCTTGCTCACAGTGATGCGCTCGATATGGGCTCGGAGATGGGCAGTTTCGAGGCCGATGTCCTATCCACAACGGCCCTCCAGATGCCCTTGCCCGATCCTGACCTGCAGCTCGGTGCCTTTATGCCCAATCCCTCAGATACTCCCTTCTTCCCAGAGGGACTCGACTACTCTAGCCTCAGCTGGCAGGACTTCCTCACCATGACGACCGAGAGCGAGACCCTGCGAACGCCGCCCATGGAGGCCAGCTATGCGCCCTCGCTGCGTTTCCTTGATCGATTCACCAGCAATACCGGTTTTGTGGACAGTTTCGACTGTGGGACCAGATACCAACGAGAGCAGATGCTCTCCTGGTCACAGGAAGATTCGTGGACCTGGCTGGACGACTCCCTCTCGCTCAAGACCCATCAAATCCTGCTGCTCGTGAAAGAAGTGGTCATGATCAAGCCGCGTAATAGCGCAGTGACGCTCGACTGGTCGCCGGTCCTAGAGCAGATGTGCCTGCAGTTCTTTTCGCCATCGAACTTGCGGAAATATCTGCAGTCATACTGGGCGATATGGCATCCACATGTGAATATCGTCCACCGACCGAGTTTTGACCCTGTAGACGCGAAACCGTCCGTACTGGCCACGATGGCACTCATCG GAGCATGCGTTTCCCCTGACCCGTCAGACAACGAAAACGCCCGAATGTGGTTCAACTGcgtcgaggagctggtctTTATTGACGAGGACTTCAACAGCGACTTGTCATTCTTCTCGTCGGCAAAAATATCTGCTCATCGAAATAAGATACAGGCGCTCCAGGCTGCGTACATGGTTTGCCTGTACCAGACATGGGAGGGCAATGACGCGAGTAAGCGTAGAGTGCGTCGCAACCGGTTCGCGACGCTCGTCTCA ACCAGATCTGAATTCGACTGGCGAGAGTTTGCCGTTCGTGAAGAGTTCGTGAG GGTTCTGACATGGACATTTTTGCTCGACACAGCCTTCaccatcttcaacaatcTCCCGCCGCGGATGGTGATTAAAGAAATGAAGATCCACACTGCCCTTCCAGAGGCGTGCTTCCAAGCAATGAATGCAGATGAGTGCTACGAGAAGATCCATCTTTTCCTGCCGTCGGAGAGCCTCTACTGGAAAGTGTCTCTTTGTAGTGCGTTTCAGACCCTCTGCAGAGAGAGTCTAGAGGTAACTGTCCGTGACGCCCTAGCGGGGTTAGGACCATTGAACTTGTTCGCTCTGACATCGG CTATTCATTCTCTGATCTTTCAGTACCGGAATTCGTGGGGCTCCTTGCAACTCTCCTCGCCTATTCACAATGCTTTGAGCAACTGGAAAGCCGTCTGGCAGCAATTCACAGCCGCCCTTGTACCGGGGATGTCTCCTCACGTCACGGTAGACCACAATCATATCCGGCCAGACCAGATGTGGAAGCGCGTTGGTTTCTTTAGCTACTGCCCCGAATACTGGCTGCTGGCGAATCTCATGACAGACAAACTCACTCCACGAAACGCGGCAGGGGAAGCTGCAGCACAAGGGTTGGAGCGGTCTGAAGACGGGCCCTTGGATTCGTTCTTGAACAAGTACGATCAGACGAGTATGAGGCAGGTTAACGATTTGATCCTCAGTTTGTCCGATTTTAGGCTTGCGGGATGA
- a CDS encoding protein CYP530A3 (transcript_id=CADANIAT00002824), whose protein sequence is MLPLTPILAIAGLLALIFRLSLIGRRPKNYPPGPPTLPLLGNIHQMPSRDAHLQFAKWAKEYGPIYSLMLGTQCLIILSSDEAVKELLDRRSGIYSHRQEMYTGQQLCSGGLRMLMMGYGPTWRIMRKMVHGLLNVSTSRNYIPYQMLENKQMLYQFLTEPDDFLKHIRRYSNALTTTMVFGWRTPTYEDPKMKQLFDGFSEFAEINQAGAAAFLDFFPLLQKLPDFLVPTKRKAKELHKHEMGLYKGHWMKAKEEIEAKNIKPCFCQGMYEVQKKEGFSDDQAAYISGTLLEAGSDTTSSTLYAFVQAMLLYPEIQRKAQAEIDRVIGPDRLPVMDDLADLQYIRSCMKETLRWMPTTILGAVPHAVTQDDSYMGYFIPKGAGVMNNVWAIHHDEKRHPNPRQFNPDRYKDDTQSLGDAAANPDASKRDAFTFGAGRRICPGIHVAERSLFLGMSRILWAFNISPKKDASGKEIIPDQERLTQGFVCMPEEFPATITPRDEKRAEMVRNEWRQAEKELDSETKQWVVAPVDIKI, encoded by the exons ATGCTCCCATTGACACCAATCCTGGCTATCGCCGGCCTCCTGGCTCTCATCTTCCGGCTCTCCCTCATCGGCCGTCGGCCCAAAAACTACCCACCGGGCCCTCCAACGCTCCCTCTGCTGGGCAACATCCATCAG ATGCCCTCCCGCGACGCCCATCTACAATTCGCAAAATGGGCCAAGGAGTACGGGCCGATATACAGTCTTATGCTGGGCACACAATGCCTGATCATCCTCTCCAGCGATGAGGCAGTCAAAGAGCTCCTCGACCGACGGAGTGGAATCTACTCGCACAGACAGGAGATGTATACTGGGCAGCAGCTGTGCAGCGGAGGGCTGCGGATGCTTATGATG GGTTATGGACCAACCTGGCGAATCATGCGCAAAATGGTTCACGGGCTCCTTAATGTGTCAACAAGCCGCAACTACATTCCTTATCAAATGCTCGAGAATAAACAGATGCTCTACCAATTCCTCACCGAGCCAGATGACTTTCTCAAGCATATCCGACGGTACTCCAATGCGCTGACAACAACCATGGTCTTCGGGTGGCGTACTCCTACCTATGAAGATCCAAAGATGAAGCAGCTCTTCGACGGCTTCTCCGAGTTTGCGGAGATCAACCAGGCCGGtgcggcggccttcttggACTTTTTTCCATTGCTGCAAAAGCTACCCGATTTCCTAGTGCCGACGAAGCGCAAGGCAAAGGAGTTGCATAAGCACGAGATGGGCCTGTACAAGGGGCACTGGATGaaggcaaaggaagaaattgaagcCAAGAACATCAAACCCTGTTTCTGTCAGGGCATGTACGAGGTACAAAAGAAGGAAGGGTTCTCAGATGACCAGGCGGCGTACATATCTGGTacgctgctggaggcggGCTCGGATACAACTTCCAGCACGCTTTACGCATTCGTCCAGGCGATGCTGCTGTATCCTGAGATTCAGCGCAAAgcccaggctgagattgaccGTGTTATCGGTCCGGACCGATTGCCGGTCATGGATGACCTCGCCGACCTCCAGTACATTCGCAGTTGCATGAAGGAGACCCTTCGCTGGATGCCAACCACTATCCTCGGAGCCGTTCCTCATGCCGTCACCCAGGATGACAGCTACATGGGCTACTTCATCCCCAAGGGTGCTGGTGTCATGAACAATGTCTGGGCCATCCACCACGACGAGAAGCGACATCCCAACCCGCGACAGTTCAACCCAGACCGGTATAAAGACGACACACAGAGCCTCGGTGACGCAGCTGCTAATCCAGATGCCTCCAAGCGCGACGCTTTCACTTTTGGTGCCGGGCGCAGGATCTGTCCAGGCATCCATGTTGCGGAGCGCAGTCTGTTCTTGGGAATGAGTAGAATTCTGTGGGCGTTTAACATTTCGCCGAAGAAGGACGCAAGTGGCAAGGAGATTATTCCAGACCAGGAACGCTTGACACAGGGATTTGTTTGTATGCCAGAGGAGTTCCCTGCAACTATCACGCCTCGGGACGAAAAGAGGGCAGAGATGGTGAGGAACGAGTGGAGGCAGGCTGAAAAGGAACTGGATTCGGAGACGAAGCAGTGGGTAGTCGCCCCTGTCGATATCAAGATTTGA
- a CDS encoding flavin monoamine oxidase family protein (transcript_id=CADANIAT00002825): MPRTKEGYMWTPTSTTEGLITDAVQKSTPASGIKAQYDVIVIGAGFAGLIAARDLSQKHNLNVLLIEARDRIGGRTWTAKVLDEEIEMGGLGCIGSSLIFMRSFVGMITPERQAFKPGSGRTAELSIPGSGDVLGKVAQKVFSIDGMDKLPQWGKELLESNVNTFGSAPGQHIGFVEALRWYALGGHSMGAIFEKAGVYKLANGDEYRGERLFNTAVSEIDNLRNSAQITTRSGQIFTAKAIITTVPLNCLADIRFNPPVSTLRQAAIAQGHINKGAKIHFKLCETLPGWFWTSSDSAHSSFVFAFSDHNGTQPTGPSGTWCIGFGFNGKLNDKKDAKHIISEFKKNVNSGVSVEAYATHDWMNYPFVKDTERRWACG, encoded by the exons ATGCCACGCACGAAGGAGGGCTACATGTGGACTCCGACCAGCACGACTGAGGGCCTGATCACCGATGCCGTGCAGAAGAGCACTCCGGCATCAGGGATTAAGGCGCAATACGACGTTATCGTCATCGGTGCCGGGTTTGCGGGCCTCATAGCCGCCCGCGACCTCTCCCAGAAGCACAACTTGAACGTGCTTCTCATCGAAGCCCGAGATCGTATTGGCGGCCGTACCTGGACAGCCAAGGTACTTGacgaggagatcgagatGGGAGGACTTGGGTGCATTGGGAGCAGCCTCATCTTTATGCGGAGCTTCGTCG GGATGATTACGCCGGAAAGACAGGCTTTCAAGCCCGGCTCTGGGAGAACCGCAGAGCTGTCAATACCAGGATCTGGTGATGTGTTGGGAAAGGTTGCACAAAAGGTCTTTTCCATCGATGGGATGGATA AGCTACCTCAGTGGGGCAAGGAGCTGCTCGAGTCTAATGTCAATACATTCGGCAGTGCGCCGGGGCAGCACATCGGGTTTGTGGAGGCCCTGCGCTGGTATGCGCTTGGCGGCCATAGCATGGGTGCAATCTTTGAAAAGGCTGGCGTCTATAAACTTGCAAATGGAG ACGAATACAGAGGGGAAAGGCTCTTCAATACTGCCGTGTCTGAGATCGATAATCTACGGAACAGTGCCCAGATTACAACGAGGAGCGGACAGATATTCACTGCAAAAGCTATTATAACAACCGTTCCATT GAACTGCCTTGCCGATATTAGATTCAACCCCCCCGTCTCTACCCTCCGACAAGCTGCAATAGCACAAGGTCATATTAACAAAGGCGCAAAGATTCACTTCAAACTCTGCGAGACCCTACCAGGCTGGTTCTGGACGAGCAGTGACTCCGCCCACTCgagcttcgtcttcgccttctcggACCATAATGGAACTCAGCCGACGGGCCCGTCAGGCACATGGTGCATCGGATTCGGGTTCAACGGCAAGCTgaatgacaagaaggatgcaaaGCACATTATCAGCGAGTTCAAGAAAAATGTTAATTCGGGTGTTTCCGTTGAGGCATACGCGACCCACGACTGGATGAACTACCCCTTTGTCAAAG ATACTGAGAGGAGATGGGCATGTGGCTAA
- a CDS encoding uncharacterized protein (transcript_id=CADANIAT00002826) has product MKANPMTPFSKTEPSMQNGTSIAGYVISSPQLESIPIDHAIPSLDQPELFRNVVKKNSAECLSGEQTHRTVKIAIKAQT; this is encoded by the exons ATGAAGGCGAACCCCATGACCCCATTCAGCAAAACCGAGCCTAGCATGCAGAATGGGACTTCCATTGCCGGGTATGTCATCTCTTCGCCG CAACTGGAGAGCATTCCAATTGACCATGCTATTCCATCACTCGACCAACCGGAGCTATTCAGAAATGTAGTGAAGAAAAACTCGGCAGAATGCCTGTCAGGAGAACAAACCCACAGGACCGTAAAGATAGCGATAAAGGCACAGACATGA
- a CDS encoding NADPH-dependent oxidoreductase (transcript_id=CADANIAT00002827), translated as MDTPTPPATPKDLSGLIERRYQDGQSLHISNQSVPQTISTILEHRSIRAFLPTPLPPGTLETLIAAGQSASTFSMLQTWSVVAIHDPQHKDAVARVSGNQDFIRQAPLFLIFCADLHRHANVIDKYRTAGKPLEKIDMLIAGVVDASIAAENVAIAAESLGLGICMVGGVRNNAESLVELLHLPEKTFGIVGLAVGYADPTAHEDIKPRLPMREILHYETWDSNQQRQDENVAMFDDVLSKHYALHSMLGRKPWSRFAAEWNADGRMDGRDRMRGLLERQGFGLN; from the coding sequence ATGGACACTCCTACCCCGCCAGCAACACCAAAAGACCTCAGCGGTCTAATTGAACGCCGGTATCAGGACGGTCAATCCTTACATATCTCCAATCAATCCGTCCCACAAACGATCTCAACAATTCTCGAGCACCGGTCAATCCGCGCATTCCTGCCTACGCCACTTCCACCCGGGACACTCGAAACACTTATTGCTGCCGGCCAAAGTGCTTCCACCTTCTCAATGCTGCAAACCTGGTCCGTCGTCGCAATCCATGACCCGCAGCACAAAGACGCCGTCGCGCGAGTCTCCGGAAACCAAGACTTCATACGACAAGCGCCGCtattcttgatcttctgtgCAGATCTACACCGTCATGCAAACGTAATAGACAAGTACAGAACGGCCGGAAAGCCGCTCGAGAAGATCGATATGCTGATAGCAGGTGTCGTTGACGCCTCAATCGCGGCCGAAAATGTCGCCATCGCAGCTGAGTCGCTTGGCCTGGGAATCTGTATGGTGGGCGGAGTCAGAAATAACGCTGAGAGCTTGGTCGAACTACTTCATCTCCCCGAGAAGACATTTGGAATTGTCGGGTTGGCTGTTGGGTATGCGGACCCGACAGCGCATGAGGATATCAAGCCGCGGCTGCCGATGAGGGAGATACTCCATTATGAAACCTGGGATAGCAACCAACAGCGGCAGGACGAGAATGTGGCGATGTTTGATGACGTGCTGAGCAAGCACTACGCACTTCATTCGATGCTTGGTCGGAAACCATGGAGTAGATTTGCTGCCGAGTGGAATGCTGATGGGAGAATGGACGGGAGGGATCGTATGAGGGGCTTGTTGGAGCGGCAGGGGTTTGGTCTGAATTAG
- a CDS encoding uncharacterized protein (transcript_id=CADANIAT00002828): MAPAAKDYRLPPLPEFVSSWNPVDLGDRSNIRYEHAPNDDEADDHPVRPVGLGISQPAGHSRSTSYDTTQTTATTPDPASSRFVNSETSLLGERERSHSRVQSQSQSHLVKCPTKKTIVHRRLSWVPATILVLAFYSTIFSGIYLVVAFIKPRYGRFIGVDGKLAASTATLLSTLFAKTIELAYVTVCVAFLGQVLTRRAITKGSRGISISDMSMRTWIMQPGSLIVHWESLRYSGWTILGAITLTATVVAMLYTTAAEALVTPKLKWGAVEERVIVGNVWTSFANADYLADNCETPVAIQDDLEFRNTTCLNMQHAGQAYNNYQSFIKEWASIAEGIQPSPTDAASRPRPTGSVYDNTTVEGSWVDRVSIADLAEKYGRIVHNVTAAMPHGGIIGAANHPDNKIIQPKDQSGEGMYELEASVPSPAVNVLCAGMNATELAPIVYNEWPNHGNFNAVSWTTNVPDDVPNIEHWHNRTVVDDIFEFGPDYPDQYAPVFGKLPEEFNTIVNVTSPYSNGAIFLLGASPNGTKPEYFLCRLKAKQSTRCSTRYKATATGSHLYTVCNENQPLQYDLRVPDAVESWANDWMYIASEWSFTLSLNAGITDGAAANARLLMQFAPTARTLNPKLPTLSEALAVLAGNTLLMASANAPFVPFWNYTNTYPETNILKTPEKQYINATLRAIEYASGGTQKWQGIFYPILLFAFFTSALCLAFMLLEIRGKQITDFTEPQNLFALAMNSPSTTKLQGACGSGPAGKQLGERWRRRARP; the protein is encoded by the exons ATGGCTCCGGCCGCCAAAGACTACCGCCTCCCTCCACTGCCCGAGTTTGTCTCGTCCTGGAATCCAGTTGATCTCGGCGACCGGTCGAATATTCGATACGAACATGCCCCGAATGATGACGAGGCGGACGATCACCCCGTCCGGCCTGTAGGGCTGGGGATCAGCCAGCCCGCCGGCCATTCGCGGTCGACGAGCTACGATACAACACagacaacagcaacaacaccTGATCCTGCTTCGTCACGGTTCGTAAACTCCGAGACAAGCCTCTTGGGCGAGCGCGAGCGGTCGCATTCGCGAGTGCAATCGCAATCGCAATCACATCTGGTCAAGTGTCCGACTAAGAAGACGATCGTCCACCGTCGTTTGTCCTGGGTGCCCGCTACGATCCTCGTGCTCGCCTTCTACTCGACCATCTTTTCGGGCATCTATCTCGTCGTTGCATTTATCAAACCTCGGTATGGCCGCTTCATTGGTGTTGATGGGAAACTGGCCGCGTCAACGGCCACTTTGCTAAGCACTCTGTTCGCGAAGACCATCGAGCTGGCCTACGTGACAGTATGTGTCGCGTTCCTGGGGCAGGTACTCACGCGACGGGCCATCACCAAGGGGTCGCGAGGAATCTCGATCTCTGATATGAGCATGCGCACTTGGATCATGCAGCCGGGGAGTCTGATCGTTCATTGGGAGTCTCTGCGCTACTCAGGATGGACGATCCTGGGTGCAATCACGCTGACGGCAACAGTGGTGGCGATGCTGTACACCACCGCTGCTGAGGCTCTGG TGACCCCGAAGCTGAAATGGGGCGCAGTCGAGGAGCGCGTCATCGTCGGCAACGTCTGGACCTCCTTCGCCAACGCTGACTACCTCGCAGATAACTGCGAGACCCCCGTTGCAATCCAAGACGATCTCGAGTTCAGGAACACAACCTGTCTGAACATGCAGCACGCCGGCCAAGCCTACAATAACTACCAGTCATTCATTAAAGAATGGGCGTCCATTGCGGAGGGCATTCAACCCAGCCCTACCGACGCCGCGTCCCGACCCCGTCCTACCGGGTCTGTCTACGATAATACTACAGTCGAGGGCAGCTGGGTCGATAGAGTGAGCATAGCGGATCTGGCAGAGAAATACGGCCGCATCGTGCACAACGTTACCGCAGCGATGCCCCACGGCGGCATTATTGGCGCGGCAAACCACCCCGACAACAAGATTATCCAGCCAAAGGATCAATCAGGAGAGGGTATGTACGAGCTGGAAGCGTCCGTCCCCTCGCCGGCAGTCAATGTCCTTTGCGCGGGCATGAACGCCACTGAGCTCGCACCGATCGTGTATAATGAGTGGCCCAACCACGGCAACTTCAACGCAGTCAGCTGGACGACAAATGTGCCCGACGACGTCCCCAACATTGAGCACTGGCACAACCGTACCGTCGTCGACGATATCTTCGAGTTTGGGCCAGACTATCCCGACCAGTACGCGCCTGTCTTCGGCAAGCTGCCCGAAGAGTTTAATACCATTGTCAATGTCACCTCGCCGTACAGTAACGGGGCCATCTTCCTGCTGGGCGCCAGCCCTAATGGCACGAAACCAGAGTACTTCCTTTGCAGGCTGAAAGCAAAGCAGTCCACCCGCTGCTCAACCCGCTACAAAGCCACAGCGACCGGGTCACACCTTTACACCGTTTGTAACGAGAACCAGCCGCTGCAATACGACCTCCGCGTTCCTGATGCCGTCGAGTCATGGGCAAACGACTGGATGTATATAGCATCCGAATGGTCGTTCACGCTCTCCTTGAACGCCGGCATTACAGATGGCGCGGCCGCAAACGCCCGATTGCTTATGCAGTTCGCCCCTACAGCGCGCACCTTGAATCCCAAGCTGCCAACCTTGAGTGAGGCCTTGGCAGTATTAGCAGGGAACACGCTGCTGATGGCCTCGGCCAATGCCCCCTTCGTCCCATTCTGGAACTACACAAATACCTACCCAGAAACCAACATCCTCAAGACCCCTGAAAAACAATACATCAATGCGACACTGCGCGCAATCGAGTATGCTTCCGGCGGCACTCAGAAATGGCAGGGCATCTTTTACCCAATCCTGCTCTTTGCATTCTTCACCAGCGCTCTATGTCTTGCATTTATGCTTCTGGAGATCCGAGGCAAGCAGATCACGGATTTCACAGAGCCACAGAATCTATTTGCCCTTGCAATGAATAGTCCGTCGACTACGAAGCTGCAGGGCGCTTGTGGATCCGGCCCGGCTGGGAAGCAGCTCGGGGAACGATG gcggaggagggcACGCCCATGA
- a CDS encoding uncharacterized protein (transcript_id=CADANIAT00002829): MAPFIPPPPSPDKPGTLPPDTGSAIPIPISPPPWTLRARSWTFLYTSSSPNAPLEASSQNPNNTPEVLQSVLPAGAYHPFETIHASALQRLSDGTSQFRETWLKAVMIVRYEETDVGPYDELAFIPGRAANPETGKKEIRISSIYVSTDASVWNGRRNWNIPKYRARFEFTPVGADTALRVYHPENSPAPLDSKTPFFTVLLKSSSLPRLPLPRLAPLTIAQPPLAKSRWPPGIQDAVIATDDPENGRENQWLNITPSFKGRWGLAYAHTLEEKDGKETLQSHGDGLGFPKVKLRCLGGYFEGEIEFGIADIVG, encoded by the exons ATGGCACCCTTCatcccgccgccgccgagcCCTGACAAACCAGGCACCCTCCCCCCTGATACCGGGTCCGCAATCCCcattcccatctccccgcCGCCCTGGACCCTGCGCGCCAGGTCCTGGACGTTCCTGtacacctccagctccccaaACGCGCCTCTAGAAGCCAGCTCGCAGAACCCAAACAACACCCCCGAAGTGCTCCAGTCGGTCCTCCCAGCAGGGGCATACCACCCTTTCGAGACCATCCACGCCTCCGCTCTGCAAAGGCTCAGCGACGGCACCTCGCAATTCCGAGAAACATGGTTGAAAGCCGTCATGATTGTCAGATACGAAGAAACCGACGTCGGGCCATATGACGAGTTGGCTTTCATCCCGGGTAGAGCGGCGAATCCAGAgacggggaagaaggagataaGAATCAGCAGTATTTATGTTTCGACGGATGCGAGTGTCTGGAATGGGAGAAGGAATTGGA ATATTCCCAAATACCGCGCACGCTTCGAGTTCACCCCTGTCGGAGCAGACACCGCGTTGCGGGTGTACCACCCCGAGAATTCACCTGCACCCTTGGACTCAAAGACGCCCTTCTTCACAGTCCTGCTGAAAAGCTCGTCGCTGCCGAGACTCCCCCTACCGCGACTTGCGCCGTTAACGATCGCCCAGCCACCGCTGGCGAAATCACGATGGCCGCCGGGTATTCAGGACGCCGTGATCGCGACCGACGATCCCGAGAATGGACGGGAGAATCAGTGGTTGAATATCACGCCGTCGTTCAAGGGAAGATGGGGACTTGCATATGCGCATACTCTAGAAGAAAAGGACGGGAAGGAGACATTGCAGTCGCATGGCGATGGATTGGGGTTTCCCAAGGTCAAGCTCCGGTGTCTTGGGGGCTATTTTGAGGGGGAGATTGAGTTTGGAATTGCAGATATTGTTGGTTGA
- a CDS encoding histidine phosphatase family protein (transcript_id=CADANIAT00002830), with protein sequence MRTIYAALLAGAGLATAIPHASPSVPASAPTGVSYASGFDMTRSWANLSPYKDAGSFGVPKGVPKGCELSQVHVLHRHAERYPTGYPLDGEGMEDFATKLANYTKTHSVKGPVATGPLSFLNDWEYLLGEDTLMVTGAATEATSGAEFWIKYGRLLYRPDRDHVAAWDESLNVYPNGTARPKPVFRTTSQARILESARWWLSGFFGNSGANSSYEQYDLVVIPEESGSNNTLASYDSCPDTDWTRLSDDDAYVFIPRYTKNAVARLSAYLPSDFNLTAFDILAMQNLCAYEYTSFGASAFCSLFTEQEWKDFAYNVDIQYYGDYAYGSPTGRAQGIGYVLELAARLQNQLITTSDTSINATLDDNTATFPLDQPFYMDMSHDDIILSVISALGLQYFRFGPHGLPGNVDHAPNRTFSLSEMTPFGARMMSEVWTCPANTSFTSLDPVLYANPLLKSAGAGTSKYIRFLLNGAPLPLKGLVGCEHAVNGFCPLEGFLSGVPTLKERAQYQRACFGEYPTGEQVGDGVPPPA encoded by the exons ATGAGGACAATTTATGCCGCGTTGCTTGCTGGGGCCGGGCTGGCTACTGCAATCCCTCATGCGTCTCCGTCTGTCCCAGCATCCGCCCCGACGGGAGTCAGTTATGCATCAGGATTCGACATGACCAGAAGCTGGGCCAATCTCAGCCCCTACAAGGATGCAGGCAGCTTTGGGGTCCCCAAGGGGGTCCCCAAAGGCTGCGAGCTGTCCCAAGTTCACGTCCTGCACCGCCATGCCGAGCGATACCCTACGGGCTATCCTCTGGATGGTGAAGGTATGGAAGATTTCGCGACGAAGCTGGCCAACTACACCAAGACCCATTCGGTCAAGGGGCCTGTGGCCACGGGCCCCTTGAGCTTCCTGAATGACTGGGAGTATCTTCTGGGTGAAGACACACTTATGGTGACTGGCGCTGCGACCGAAGCCACCTCGGGTGCAGAGTTTTGGATCAAGTACGGCAGACTGCTTTACCGACCTGACCGTGACCATGTGGCTGCTTGGGATGAGTCGTTGAATGTGTATCCAAATGGCACTGCTCGTCCCAAGCCTGTATTCCGCACTACTTCTCAGGCCCGGATTCTGGAGAGTGCGCGTTGGTGGCTCA GTGGCTTCTTCGGCAACAGTGGCGCCAACAGCTCCTATGAGCAATACGATCTTGTAGTCATCCCCGAGGAATCTGGCTCTAACAATACTCTTGCTTCGTATGACTCGTGTCCCG ACACTGACTGGACGCGTCTTAGTGATGACGATGCATATGTATTCATCCCGCGGTATACAAAAAACGCTGTTGCCCGTCTATCGGCCTACCTTCCCAGCGACTTCAACCTGACAGCATTTGATATCCTAGCTATGCAGAATCTGTGCGCTTACGAGTATACTAGCTTCGGCGCCTCGGCATTCTGCAGTCTCTTCACCGAACAGGAATGGAAGGACTTTGCCTACAACGTAGATATCCAGTACTACGGCGATTACGCTTACGGCTCCCCTACTGGCCGTGCTCAGGGCATCGGCTACGTCCTCGAGCTAGCCGCGAGACTGCAGAACCAGCTTATTACCACCAGCGACACCAGCATCAACGCCACCCTCGATGACAATACCGCCACGTTCCCCCTAGACCAACCGTTCTACATGGACATGTCCCAcgacgacatcatcctctccgTGATTTCCGCGCTGGGGCTCCAATATTTCAGGTTCGGGCCCCATGGCCTTCCAGGGAACGTTGACCATGCACCCAATCGCACCTTCAGCCTTAGCGAGATGACTCCCTTTGGCGCGCGGATGATGTCTGAGGTCTGGACGTGCCCGGCAAATACCTCCTTCACTTCTTTAGATCCGGTACTCTATGCGAATCCCCTCCTAAAGTCTGCTGGTGCCGGTACTTCTAAGTACATCCGCTTTCTCTTGAACGGCgcacctcttcctctgaagGGCCTAGTTGGCTGTGAGCACGCGGTGAATGGCTTTTGTCCTCTGGAAGGGTTCCTGAGCGGAGTTCCGACTCTGAAGGAGCGCGCGCAGTACCAGAGGGCTTGCTTCGGCGAGTACCCTACTGGCGAACAGGTTGGTGATGGTGTTCCTCCTCCGGCTTAA